The sequence CTGAACTGTGCGCACGCCGTGGTCACGGCCCTTGCGTCGCACAGCGGTTGCACAGGTTGCGTCAACGCACCGTCACGATGCGGCAGCGCCCGTCGGGGCCGGTCGGTGACGCCGGCGTGACGCCGCCGCGCGCATCGTGTCGGCAGTCGTCCGGCTCGCGGCGCGGTCCACACCGCGCCGGCGGCCGTGGGGGGAGGCCCATCCATGGACCGTTCGCTGATCGTCGCGAAGGTGGTACCCAGCGCCGAGGCGCAGGTCGCCGAGATCTTCGCCGAGTCCGACGCGACGGAGCTGCCGCGCCTGGTCGGTGTCCGGCACCGTTCGCTCTACCGGCTGCACGACCTCTACGTGCACCTGTTGGAGACGGAGTCACCGACGCCGGGCGCGGTCGACGCGGCCCGGGGTCATCCGGAGTTCGAACGGGTCAGCGCGCGGCTGCGCCCGTACATCTCGCCGTACCTGCCGACCTGGCGGGAGCCCCGCGACGCGATGGCCCACTGCTTCTACCGCTTCGACGCGGACGCCTCCGTCGGGCGGCGGCCGTGACCGCCACCGCCCCGCGCGAGGGGGAGCTGTGGTCCCGCTGCGCCGGCTGCGCCTCGTTGCTGTACCGCAAGCGACTGCGCCGCAACCTCGACGTCTGTCCGGAGTGCGGGGAGCACGCCCGGCTCGCCGCCCCCGAGCGGTTGCGCCAGCTGGTGGACCCGGACTCGTTCACCCCGCTGCCGGACCGGGCGGCCGAGGTGGACCCGATCGACTTCGTCGACGTGCTGTCGTACCCGCACCGGCTCAGCGCGGCCCGGGCCGGCACCGGGCTGGCCGAGGCGGTGGTCTGCGGCACCGCGACCATCGGCCGGCACCCGTGCGCGCTGGCCGTGATGGATTTCCGGTTCCTCGGCGGCAGCCTCGGCGCGGCCGTCGGTGAGCTGATCACGCGGGCGGCGGAGCGGGCGTTGGCGGACGCGGTCCCACTGGTCCTGGTGACCGCCTCGGGCGGGGCGCGGATGCAGGAGGGCGCGCTGTCGCTGATGCAGATGGCCACGGTCAGCCAGGCGATCGCCGCGCTGCGCGAGGCCGGGCTGCTCACCGTCAGCGTGCTCACCGACCCCACGTACGGGGGTGTGGCGGCGTCGTTCGCCACCAACA comes from Micromonospora purpureochromogenes and encodes:
- a CDS encoding TcmI family type II polyketide cyclase, giving the protein MDRSLIVAKVVPSAEAQVAEIFAESDATELPRLVGVRHRSLYRLHDLYVHLLETESPTPGAVDAARGHPEFERVSARLRPYISPYLPTWREPRDAMAHCFYRFDADASVGRRP